The Methanoregula sp. UBA64 genome contains the following window.
GACCGTCCCGGTCCTCCGCCAGATATCCGCCCGGACCTCCTCACAATCCGGGTCGCGGTGCCCAGGATCGGCCTCGGCAGCCATTTTTGCGGCAAGCGTAAGCCGGGCCGGGGCAAGCCCGGGGGCAACAGCTCCGCAGATCAGCTCCACTTCCGCAGCGCCGAGCAGGTTTCGTGCCTGCGTAAACGCCGGGGCGCCGGCCCTCCGTGCGTCAAGAAGATACGCCTCCTTTGCACCGGTAAGATCGTTCTTATGGAGGAGTACGCTTCCTTTCGAGATCCGGGCCGCGGCAAGGATCGTGGCAAGATCGAGGTTCTGCCTGCGGGCAAGGCCGATCCCGTGCTCAAAGGTCGCCTCCGCTGCATCGTACAGGTCGAGTACCTGGAAGAACTGCGCGTACCAGAAGAAGAACCGGGCCTCGTGCTCTTCAGGGGGCGCGGTTGCCACGAACCGGAGGAAGTCCCGGGCAAGCGACCCATCGATATCGCTTGCCGGCACCTTCCCGGTAAAGATATCGTCGTAGATCCCTTCCAGGTAGTCGCCAATAGCCCCCGGGTTCCCGAGCAGGGCGGAAAACGTACTGTAGGCCTTCTCGACCTCATGGCCCCGCTCCGTGCGTTCGCCGATAGCCGAGATCACCCGGGGCTGGACGCCCTCGGGTTTTCCTTCCCCGCCCGTGCGCGAGATCTCGCCAAGGAGGATCTTGAGGTCAAGGAGCCCGCCGGCCGGGTTTCCCCGGCACCGGACCAGGACGTAGCGGTTGAAGAGCCATGACCGGCGGATGAAATAGTAGGGGTTGGTGCGCTCGTTTCCCGCCCGGGCAACGATCCCCATACCAATCAGGACTTCGAGGCGCTTGCGCAATGCCGACTCCGAGATGGCGTGCTCCTTTTGCCCGGCGGCATTGACCCGCACGAGGATCTGGGGGATCTTGAGCGGGCCGTCATACAGGGCAAGCAGCGTCCCGCGACCTGCGGCGGACAGGCCGGGCTCATCAGCCACAATCCGCCCAAAGGTCTCCCGGTCAGGGTACATCATTGCCGGTAGGGTGGTACTACCGGAAGAAAAAGATTCGGATATGTTCATGAGGCTGAAATGAGGGGGGCGGCACCCGGGACGGGTAAGACACCTGTCGGGGGGGAATCGCCCGGAATGGAAAAAACCGCCGGGTTTTTTTCCATCTTCGGGCCCCTTATATCACCCCCCTCCCAACATCATGATCATGCCAGGAGAGATCCTGGACACGCACGAGCAGCAGGGGACGACAAGGTCCTCACAGGAATCCATCGGGAATACCCCTTTTAGGGAGTTTGTAGGGGCCTTCCTGATCGTTACCACAAAAAATCGCCAGAAAGAACCGGGCCTCGTGTTTCCCTGAACCGGCCGGTTCTTTCTGGCAGATCCAGTCACCTCACACGACAGCGGCCCCTCGCAGGCAGAAGGGGCCAGGCGTAACGGAACGGGGAGCAAGGGAAGGATGATACCACCCTCTCATATTACCATCAGGCCTCCTCCAATTCACCCCATACCCCAGGATAAGACCTCCCCGTTCCCGCTACCAGCGCCCTGCTTTTATCCGGATTACCACCCGAAGAGAAGGATAGGTACATTAGGTTTTGCGGCATACCTCTCATCCAGCGCACGCGCCGGAGGGGTTGTATACGCACCATATCATTTCCATCGGGGATTTTGACCGCAGCGCGATCGATCGGCTGCTGGATCATGCGGTACAGATCGGGAAGAACAAGTACGACAAAAACGCCCTTGACGGCAAAATCCTTGCCGTCCTCTTTTTTGAACCAAGCACCCGGACACGGATGTCCTTTGAATCCGCCATGGCACGCCTCGGCGGATCGTCCATCTCGGTGAGCAGTGTCGAGGCCTGCTCAATGGCAAAGGGCGAGACGCTCGCCGACACGGTCCGGGTGGTGAGCGGGTACGCGGACGCGATCGTGATCCGGCACCCGAAAGAGGGCGCAGCCCGGCTCGCGGCTGAGTTTGCCACGGTGCCGGTGATTAACGCCGGGGACGGTGCCGGCCAGCACCCATCCCAGACGCTCCTCGACCTGTACACGATCCGCCAGTCGATGAAGATCGACGGGATCGATGTGGCGCTTGTCGGCGACCTGCGGTACGGGCGGACCGCCCACTCGCTTGCCTCTGCGCTCTCCCTGTATGGAGTCCGGCTCCACACGGTCTCTCCCCCGGGTCTCGAACTCCCGCCGGGCCTTGTAAACAACCTGACCGAACAGGGGATGGAGATTGTTGTGCACGAGACCCTGGAAGAGGTGGTAAACGACCTCGATGTCCTGTACGTGACCCGGGTCCAGCGCGAACGGTTCCCCGACCCGGCCTCGTACTTCAACGTGGCCTCCAGCTACCGGATCACTCCCGAACTGCTCGCGAGGGCAAAGAAGCACTTAATTGTCCTGCACCCGCTCCCGCGGGTGGACGAGATCGACCCGCGGCTTGATGCAACCCCCCATGCAAAATACTTCGAGCAGTCCAAGAACGGGGTGCCGGTCAGAATGGCAATGCTCCTGGACGTGATGAAATGAAGCACATCGCAGCACCCGCCGATACCGGGGAGGAGATAGGAGAAGGCCTCTTAATCCGGAGGATCAAGAACGGCACCGTGATCGACCACATCGACGCCGGGGAGGCACTAAACGTGGTAAAGATCCTCGGGATCGCGGGAACGACCCTTGAATCCCTCTCGATTGCCACGAATGTCCCGAGCAAGAACAAGGGGAAAAAGGATATCGTGAAGATCTCCAACCGGGAACTCTTAAAGGAAGAGGTAGACCGGATCGCGCTCATCTCCCCGAACGCAACGATCAACATCATCCGGAACTTCAAGGTCTGCGAGAAAGAGGGGGTTGAGGTCCCGACCATGATTGTCGGGAGCGTGCGGTGCCCGAACCCCGGCTGTATCACCCGGACAAACGAGCCGATCAAGAGCCGGTTTGCCGTGCTCCCGGGCGGCAAGGGCCTGCGCTGCCTGTACTGCGACTCGGTGATCTCAAAAGACATCACCAGTTATATCATATAACCGGCGTTTTTTCTTTTTTCCTGACGTTTACCGCTGCAGTGTGCTTGTTTAGTCCTGCGTACGGATCAAATGTCCGTGGGTATCGATCTCCCCGCGCCAGATACGGGTTGAAGAGATCCAGCGGCCGTCCTCGGCAAGCACGCAGGTGATCTGGTGGATATCCACCTTGCGCAGGTTCTTTGCCCGCCGCATCTTGTTGATCTCGACAGCAACGGGAAGCGTCTCCTCGGAGACGACGATGGCATCGAAGTCCGCATCGAGCGCCGAACCGAACCGGTCGCTTAAGGGTTCGACCTCCCACCGGGTTGCATACTTTTTTTCCGCAGCAGCGGCCGTAATGGTGCCGGTAATGTACTGCTCAAGATCGGATTTGCGCTCGGCAAACGGGTGGATGGGATGGGTCTTATGGCTCGCAAAGGCATCGTTAGTGAGCCCGATCACGACCTCGCCGTCAGGGCCTGCAAGCGCAAACGAGCGCGAGAGCAGGCGCTTGTGGCCGTCGTGCAGCGGGTCAAATGTGCCCCCTACCATAACCTTCATACTGTCTGTACCTTAAGTTCCTATGGTATTATGGGTATGGATGGGAAGATTGCAGGGACCCCGCTCTGGTGCGCCCCCAATGCGACCATGGTGGGGAAGGTCACGGTGGGATCTGATGTCGGGATCTGGTTTGGGGCAGTCATCCGGGCCGACAAGGACCGGATCATAATCGGCGACCGCTCGAATATCCAGGACAACTGCGTAGTCCACACGAGCGCCGGGTTCCCGACCACGCTCGGGTGCGATGTCTCCGTAGGCCACGGGGCGATCCTCCACGGGTGCACGATCAAGGACCGGGTGCTCGTCGGTATGGGCGCGATTGTCCTCAACGGTGCCGTTGTGGGTGAAGATTCCCTGATCGGCGCCGGGGCGGTTGTCACCGAGGGCATGCAGATCCCGCCCGGCTCGGTCGTGCTCGGCGTCCCGGGCAAAGCGATCAAGCAGACAACGCCGGCCCAGCGCCAGCATATCCTGGAAAACGCAGCATCCTATGTGAAGCTTGCCGGGGAATACACCCATGCGTGAGGTTGTTGTCATCGGCGCCGGTGTTGCCGGGATCCAGGCAGCGCTTGACCTTGCAAACCACGGGGTGACCGTTCACCTCGTGGAAAAGGAGCCGACGATCGGCGGCCACATGGCCCAGCTCGACAAGACATTTCCCACAAACGACTGCTCGATGTGCATCCTCTCCCCGAAGATGGTGGAGATCCAGAGGCACCCCTTTATCCGCATCCATACCCTTTCCGAAGTAAAGGCAGTCACGGGAAAACCCGGGCACTTTACCGTCACCATCCTCGCGCACCCCCGCTATATCGATATGGAGACCTGCACCGGCTGCGGTGACTGCGTGCAGATCTGTCCCGTGGAAGTCTACAACCGGTTCGATGCCGGGGTCGGGGTCAGGAAGGCCATCTACAAGCCCCACCCGCAGGTAGTCCCCGACCGGGTGGTAAAGGATGCGGAGCACTGCATCGAGTGCGGGCTCTGCTACGATGCCTGCGGCCCGCAGGCGATCCTCCACGAGGATGCCGGGCGCGAGATGACCGTCAGCGCTGCGGCAATCATTGTGGCGACCGGCTACGAGGTCTTCGATGCAAAGAAGAAGCCGGTCTTTGGCTACCTCAAAAACCCGGACGTTATTACGAGCATGGAACTCGAACGGATGATCAATGCGAGCGGCCCGACCGGGGGACAGCTCCGGCGCCTGAGCAACGGAAAGGAGCCCAAGAGCATTGTCTTTATCCAGTGCGTAGGCTCCCGGGACATGCCCCAGAACCGGCCTTACTGCTCCTGCGTCTGCTGTATGCAGGCGATGAAGAACGCGATGCTCATCCGGGAGAAACACCCGGAGATCGAGGTCACCATCTTCTACATGGACGTCCGCGCCTACGGAAAGGGCTACGAGGAGTATTACGAGCGGGCAAAGTCCGTGGGCGTGAAGTTCCTGCGGGGTATGCCCCCCGAGGTCCAGGCAGACGGGAAGGGCATGAGATTTGTCGTGGAGAACACCGAGACCGGCGAGGTACAGGCCCTCCGCCCGGAGCTCGTGGTCCTCTCGGTGGGCATCGAGCCCTCGCCGGCAACGGCCGGTCTTGCCGAAAATCTCGGCATCCCGCTTGAGAACACCGGCTTTATCCGCTCGGCCCACGATGCCCTGGACACCACGGGCACGGTGCGGCCCGGGATCTACATCGCCGGTACCGCGGTTGCGCCAAAGGATATTCCCGACAGCGTTGCCTCGGGAGAGTCCGCTGCAATGCGGGCATTTGTGGATACCAAAAAAACAGCGGTACGGGCGCGGTCCGTATGAAGGAGATCGCAACCCTCTGGTGGGACGACGAGCTCGGCGGTGTCCGGTTCATCGACGAGACCCTGCTCCCGGAGAAGTACGCAATCGTCCGCTGTACAAGCGTGGACCGGCTCGTTACCGCGGTAAAGCGGCTCGAAGTCCGGGGAGCGCCGGCGCTCGGCGTTGCCGGGGGGTACGGCGTTGCCCTTGCTGCGGCAAACTGCCCGGAGTCCTCCTATCCCGCGTTTGTAAAGAAGGTCACCAAAGATGCCCTCAGGATCCGCGAGAGCCGGCCTACCGCGGTGAACCTGAGCTGGGGCGTTGACCGGGTGCTTGCCCGGGTGCAGGCCGCTTCGGGCGTTTCGGAGGCAAAAGCCGCAGCCCTTGCCGAAGCAAAGGCAATCGCAGCTGACGATACCCGCTGCTGCCACGCGATCGGCGGCTTCGGGGCCGGCCTCCTGCCGGACGAGTGTACCGTACTCACCCACTGCAATGCGGGAGCGCTCGCCTGCTCGACCTGGGGAACGGCGCTCGGCGTGATCCGCTCGGCCGTTGCCGAGGGGAAAAAGGTAAAAGTGATCGCCTGCGAGACCCGGCCGCTCCTCCAGGGCGCCCGGCTCACCGCATGGGAGCTTGCCCGGGACGGGATCGACGTTACGGTCGTCACCGACTCGATGGCGGCCCACATCATGCGTACCGGCACCATCGATGCAGTGATCGTCGGGGCAGACCGGATCACCAAGGACGCGGTATTCAACAAGATCGGCACGTATATGCACGCTGTCTGCGCACACTATCACGGCATTCCCTTCTTTGTCGCAGCCCCGATCTCGACCTTCGATGCAACACGGCTGGAAAAGGACGTAGTCATCGAAGAGCGGGGCCGCGAGGAGATAGCGGTTGTCGGGAACCGCACCCTGCTTCCCGACGGCGTCCCGGTCAGGAACTATGCCTTCGATGCAACCCCCATGAACCTCGTGCGGGCGATCATCACCGAACAGGGCGTGGTCATCCCGCCCTTTGACATAAACGAACTTATCGCCAGAAACACGAGACCCTGAAATTTACCTGCGGACCGGTAGTACCCATGGAACTTGACCTGACACCCTGGCACAGCCTTGTCTATATCATCGGAGAAGCGGCAATCCTTATCTTTCTCGGGGCGCTGCTCGTCTCCTTTATCCTCGTCGTTATCTCGCTTTATTCCATAAAGAAAGGCAAGCTCTACTTCCCCCGCCTGATCCGGGCCGGCATGGTGCTGCTCGAAGGTAACATGAAGGCATTCTTCCGGCTCCTCGGGCTCGAGGACCGGGACATGCTCACGTTCATCATCAAGATCCATAACACGATGAACGCCGCTGCATTCTCCGACATCCCCCTTTCCGAACGGGCGGTCTTCTTCCCCCAGTGCCTGCGCTCGGCAAAGTGCCCGGCCCACCTCACGCCCGAAGGCCTCAAATGCGTGAACTGCGGGCAGTGCACGGTCGGGGAAGCAACGGTCCTCCTGGAGAAGATGGGCTACCGGGTCTTTGTCATCCCCGGCTCCTCGTTTATCAAGCGCATGGTGAAAAAATACCACCCCAAAGCCATCATCGGCGTCGGCTGCCTGACCGAGGTAAAAGAGGGCATCGACATGGCCGACAAGATCGGGCTTGTCGCCATGGGCGTGGTGACCATAAAAGAGGGATGCGTGGAAACGCTCGTGAACTGGCAGGATGTGTACGAGGTCGCAGTGCTCGGCCTCGACCCGGCATCAGTTCCCGAGAACCTTCATACTCTTGCCGGTTAATTTCCCGCTTTTTATCCTGCCGTGGACCGTGATGGTCTGTTCGCTGGTCACGTCCCCGACATGGACATCGGGCCGGATCATGACGTTTCCCCCGGCCTTTACCTCGTAGACCACGCAGTGGTCGAGGAGGGTAACATCGCCTGCCGCAACAAGCGGCCCCTTAATCCGGGCATGGCTCCCGACGATCGCGCTGCCACATTCAACATCCAGGGCAACACTCGATTTCATGCCCAGTTCAAGACGGCCGGTGACCACAAGCCGTCCCCAGAAATGGGTCCGGGGAGGCACGATAAAATCGCCGTCGATCCTGACATTGCCTTCGTAATACGCTCCTTTCGGGGCATAATACGTGCTGCCGTTTTGGATGACGCCTGCCATAATTCCCAAAATAGATGAGACATGGCTATGGCGATA
Protein-coding sequences here:
- the pyrB gene encoding aspartate carbamoyltransferase gives rise to the protein MYTHHIISIGDFDRSAIDRLLDHAVQIGKNKYDKNALDGKILAVLFFEPSTRTRMSFESAMARLGGSSISVSSVEACSMAKGETLADTVRVVSGYADAIVIRHPKEGAARLAAEFATVPVINAGDGAGQHPSQTLLDLYTIRQSMKIDGIDVALVGDLRYGRTAHSLASALSLYGVRLHTVSPPGLELPPGLVNNLTEQGMEIVVHETLEEVVNDLDVLYVTRVQRERFPDPASYFNVASSYRITPELLARAKKHLIVLHPLPRVDEIDPRLDATPHAKYFEQSKNGVPVRMAMLLDVMK
- the pyrI gene encoding aspartate carbamoyltransferase regulatory subunit, with product MKHIAAPADTGEEIGEGLLIRRIKNGTVIDHIDAGEALNVVKILGIAGTTLESLSIATNVPSKNKGKKDIVKISNRELLKEEVDRIALISPNATINIIRNFKVCEKEGVEVPTMIVGSVRCPNPGCITRTNEPIKSRFAVLPGGKGLRCLYCDSVISKDITSYII
- a CDS encoding phosphopantetheine adenylyltransferase, which encodes MKVMVGGTFDPLHDGHKRLLSRSFALAGPDGEVVIGLTNDAFASHKTHPIHPFAERKSDLEQYITGTITAAAAEKKYATRWEVEPLSDRFGSALDADFDAIVVSEETLPVAVEINKMRRAKNLRKVDIHQITCVLAEDGRWISSTRIWRGEIDTHGHLIRTQD
- a CDS encoding gamma carbonic anhydrase family protein encodes the protein MDGKIAGTPLWCAPNATMVGKVTVGSDVGIWFGAVIRADKDRIIIGDRSNIQDNCVVHTSAGFPTTLGCDVSVGHGAILHGCTIKDRVLVGMGAIVLNGAVVGEDSLIGAGAVVTEGMQIPPGSVVLGVPGKAIKQTTPAQRQHILENAASYVKLAGEYTHA
- a CDS encoding CoB--CoM heterodisulfide reductase iron-sulfur subunit A family protein, with the protein product MREVVVIGAGVAGIQAALDLANHGVTVHLVEKEPTIGGHMAQLDKTFPTNDCSMCILSPKMVEIQRHPFIRIHTLSEVKAVTGKPGHFTVTILAHPRYIDMETCTGCGDCVQICPVEVYNRFDAGVGVRKAIYKPHPQVVPDRVVKDAEHCIECGLCYDACGPQAILHEDAGREMTVSAAAIIVATGYEVFDAKKKPVFGYLKNPDVITSMELERMINASGPTGGQLRRLSNGKEPKSIVFIQCVGSRDMPQNRPYCSCVCCMQAMKNAMLIREKHPEIEVTIFYMDVRAYGKGYEEYYERAKSVGVKFLRGMPPEVQADGKGMRFVVENTETGEVQALRPELVVLSVGIEPSPATAGLAENLGIPLENTGFIRSAHDALDTTGTVRPGIYIAGTAVAPKDIPDSVASGESAAMRAFVDTKKTAVRARSV
- the mtnA gene encoding S-methyl-5-thioribose-1-phosphate isomerase, with product MKEIATLWWDDELGGVRFIDETLLPEKYAIVRCTSVDRLVTAVKRLEVRGAPALGVAGGYGVALAAANCPESSYPAFVKKVTKDALRIRESRPTAVNLSWGVDRVLARVQAASGVSEAKAAALAEAKAIAADDTRCCHAIGGFGAGLLPDECTVLTHCNAGALACSTWGTALGVIRSAVAEGKKVKVIACETRPLLQGARLTAWELARDGIDVTVVTDSMAAHIMRTGTIDAVIVGADRITKDAVFNKIGTYMHAVCAHYHGIPFFVAAPISTFDATRLEKDVVIEERGREEIAVVGNRTLLPDGVPVRNYAFDATPMNLVRAIITEQGVVIPPFDINELIARNTRP
- a CDS encoding DUF116 domain-containing protein, whose product is MELDLTPWHSLVYIIGEAAILIFLGALLVSFILVVISLYSIKKGKLYFPRLIRAGMVLLEGNMKAFFRLLGLEDRDMLTFIIKIHNTMNAAAFSDIPLSERAVFFPQCLRSAKCPAHLTPEGLKCVNCGQCTVGEATVLLEKMGYRVFVIPGSSFIKRMVKKYHPKAIIGVGCLTEVKEGIDMADKIGLVAMGVVTIKEGCVETLVNWQDVYEVAVLGLDPASVPENLHTLAG
- a CDS encoding polymer-forming cytoskeletal protein; its protein translation is MAGVIQNGSTYYAPKGAYYEGNVRIDGDFIVPPRTHFWGRLVVTGRLELGMKSSVALDVECGSAIVGSHARIKGPLVAAGDVTLLDHCVVYEVKAGGNVMIRPDVHVGDVTSEQTITVHGRIKSGKLTGKSMKVLGN